In a genomic window of Clostridia bacterium:
- a CDS encoding DUF4349 domain-containing protein: MDCVEARELFSPYLDGVLAEEDQSALEQHLNHCLLCRQEFKDWAEMLELLRSLPPVSPPPDFPSTLHRKLIHAAKEPFWRRPITQGSRRALALALASCLLIGALVGPAVGARHHALGLLASLGDRIGDLAGSLDGLSRNHNLVGWKWFPGMGFSGGDEQPGNGAGGSPEASNQPRPGGREGSGETSNPEVLPEVKPGALDNSKAPQSPDSPNGPVHQLPLIPAPESSPEVNPPVSPVPDRGIIVGMPEPKPVGVTVPEHKIALQLAFALEVDDYDQGLAALRSEVSQKGGNMRISEGKRGELKTAVVAISIPFPQWDQLVVSASRLGAISDTKMQRTDLSGAFTQTYERLKELRREEAILIGKERQAKDLSAQAEIQDQLLQVRDQLSSQYRYFNFLCSQVNNVRMEIYLSGPTAPQADQKTS; the protein is encoded by the coding sequence GTGGACTGCGTTGAGGCTCGAGAGCTGTTTTCCCCCTACTTGGATGGGGTCCTGGCCGAAGAGGATCAATCGGCGCTGGAACAGCACCTGAACCATTGCTTGCTTTGCCGGCAAGAGTTCAAAGATTGGGCTGAAATGCTCGAGCTTCTGCGTTCCCTGCCCCCGGTTTCTCCGCCTCCCGATTTCCCTTCTACTTTGCACCGCAAACTGATCCACGCTGCCAAGGAGCCCTTTTGGCGTCGGCCAATTACCCAGGGATCGCGCCGGGCTTTGGCCCTGGCCCTAGCTTCCTGCCTCCTCATCGGCGCCCTGGTGGGACCAGCAGTTGGGGCCCGCCACCACGCCCTGGGACTTTTGGCCAGCTTGGGAGATAGAATCGGAGATTTGGCCGGTAGCCTCGACGGTTTGAGCCGTAACCACAACCTAGTAGGGTGGAAGTGGTTCCCGGGGATGGGTTTTAGCGGAGGGGATGAGCAGCCGGGCAACGGCGCCGGGGGCAGCCCCGAAGCCAGTAATCAGCCCCGCCCGGGCGGGAGAGAGGGATCCGGCGAGACTAGTAATCCCGAGGTGCTGCCGGAAGTCAAGCCAGGTGCGCTGGACAATTCCAAGGCTCCCCAAAGCCCTGACTCCCCCAATGGCCCTGTCCACCAACTGCCGCTGATACCCGCGCCAGAATCTTCGCCTGAGGTTAACCCGCCAGTGTCGCCGGTTCCGGACCGGGGAATAATCGTGGGTATGCCTGAGCCCAAGCCGGTGGGGGTGACTGTGCCCGAACATAAAATAGCCTTGCAGTTAGCTTTTGCCTTGGAAGTAGATGATTACGATCAGGGCTTGGCTGCGCTGAGGAGTGAAGTCAGTCAAAAGGGCGGCAACATGAGGATAAGTGAAGGCAAGAGAGGGGAGCTTAAGACCGCAGTAGTAGCTATCTCGATTCCCTTCCCCCAATGGGATCAATTGGTGGTGTCGGCCAGCCGCCTTGGTGCCATTTCCGATACCAAAATGCAGCGCACTGACTTGAGCGGTGCCTTTACCCAGACTTATGAGCGCTTGAAAGAATTGCGCCGGGAAGAAGCGATTTTGATCGGCAAAGAGAGGCAGGCCAAAGATTTAAGCGCCCAGGCTGAGATCCAGGACCAGCTCCTCCAGGTGCGGGACCAGCTCTCTTCTCAGTATCGCTACTTTAATTTCCTGTGCAGCCAGGTCAATAATGTGCGCATGGAGATCTACCTCTCTGGCCCTACCGCTCCCCAAGCCGACCAAAAGACAAGTTAA